From the Paludisphaera mucosa genome, one window contains:
- a CDS encoding amidohydrolase family protein — translation MSSPSARPQRSLPPSNITVLRALLAAAMLAAPVSMRAADDNDLAFPNAYAVKGAKLFIAPGKVVDDGVLVVRGGLIEAAGPAAEVAVPFDAEVIDGKGLVVYPGFLDLFTSAGQKAGVERSATGRGRPVDLSETTLAATPADNRKGLTPEFQVADALDLNDGLADPRRRVGFTAMLTAPSGAIATGRSAVVSLSGLPRRDALLRSPVALHIQVAPPQEPTAGAGPPTPGTPGGRGGRGFGAREGAAENPYPRVLMGAVAHLRQAMSDAEHHQMLLAYEKAHGGAPVADDPALDVLAQARSKELPVWWQAETRDEIHRALDLSKEFGTSAVIVGGREASKVVDRLKAENVAVVLRLDFPEEPKVPTEEEYRKRIDAQRDDPLRVHAEYLERWKARVSTAALLAKQGIPFALGTEGIDKIENVPARLRALIAQGLTPEQAVEGLTLGAARLIGLERRLGTLEPGKLAHVVVYSAPFQDEKAKVKYAFVDGRKYEMKPDDQPAEGRPGGRRGPGARGGRPRPEGEPEEAKTEEKRDDEKKDDEPKDDKPAPDANQEEKAKPDDKKDDKPKPDEKPKEEKAKEVPPAPFVDVATELDADRKPQIKTGGDVLIKNVVILTGTKGTIPKGSILIEKGKIKSIGPDVTAAEGVPVIDAEGMVAAPGAIDTHSHIAVQGSVNEFSLSVVPDVGVKDVVTGDDVSIYRALAGGTTTARVLHGSANTIGGQDAVIKLKYGLPGRDLIIREGPQGVKFALGENVTRSTGRFPNTRMGVEAVISGAFEEALAYKKAWKTYNDKVAATGDKAGPAPRRDFRLEALERILDGSIKVNSHCYRADEILMLLRTAERYGVRVQSLQHVLEGYKVGPEIAAHGAHASTFSDWWAYKIEAFDAIPFNAMLMTRAGVAVSIKSDSEELIRHLYHEAAKMVKYGGATEEQALAFVTINPALELGREDRLGSLEVGKDGDVALFNGHPFDALSRCEMTLIDGEVYFQRRPLVDGKSATRPGDHTKMPQPGEAARNRDLTFTAQPKQDYALLGATIHPVSGPAIENGVLVVVGGKIAAVGPAGTPVPAEAQAIEVKGLDVWPGLIDAGTTVGLAEIASLNETLDFADSGRFQPELHAATAIRADSEHIPVTRANGVLAGLVEPSGGAISGQSALVNFHGWVPRELAFVDPAALSVNIPRFVHRPLGSQPQSRPGGPGAGLPENPDPNARRKEQLEALKQQFLKARRYDEVTVEARAKNLPAPKVDPRLAALAPYAKGEKLVVLHADERTEILDALALAKDLKLKAAISGAADAWKVADAIKKSGLPVLVAGTMNFPAREYDPYDAPYANPAKLHAAGIAFAIRSAPGASSPRNSRLLPYEAATASAFGLPEDEALKAVTLYPAQILGLAEQLGSLEPGKRANIVVTAGHILQPTTEVLLLFIDGKPVAPESRHTELYEKYGRRLDDVKSGRAPLGLDRPSTSVDAAPKPAGSPAAGAP, via the coding sequence ATGAGCAGCCCGTCCGCCAGGCCCCAGCGGTCTCTTCCGCCGTCGAACATCACCGTCCTCCGGGCCCTGCTGGCCGCCGCCATGCTCGCGGCGCCGGTCTCGATGCGGGCCGCGGACGACAACGACCTGGCATTCCCGAACGCCTACGCCGTGAAAGGCGCCAAGCTGTTCATCGCCCCCGGCAAGGTCGTGGACGACGGCGTGCTGGTCGTGCGCGGCGGCCTGATCGAGGCGGCCGGCCCCGCGGCGGAGGTCGCCGTCCCGTTCGACGCCGAGGTCATCGACGGCAAGGGGCTGGTGGTCTATCCGGGCTTCCTCGACCTCTTCACGTCGGCCGGGCAGAAGGCAGGCGTCGAGCGTTCGGCCACCGGTCGAGGCCGGCCGGTCGACCTTTCCGAGACCACGCTCGCCGCGACGCCGGCCGACAACCGCAAGGGCCTGACCCCGGAATTCCAGGTCGCCGACGCGCTCGACCTGAACGACGGCCTCGCCGATCCCCGTCGCCGCGTGGGCTTCACCGCCATGCTCACCGCGCCGTCCGGGGCGATCGCTACGGGCCGCAGCGCCGTGGTGAGCCTCAGCGGCCTCCCCCGGCGCGACGCCCTGCTCAGGTCGCCCGTCGCCCTCCACATCCAGGTCGCCCCGCCCCAGGAGCCGACCGCCGGCGCGGGCCCGCCGACGCCCGGCACGCCCGGCGGCCGGGGCGGCCGCGGATTCGGAGCCCGCGAAGGGGCCGCCGAGAATCCCTATCCCCGGGTCTTGATGGGAGCCGTCGCCCACCTGCGGCAAGCGATGAGCGACGCCGAGCATCATCAGATGCTGCTGGCGTACGAGAAGGCCCACGGCGGCGCACCCGTCGCGGACGACCCGGCTCTCGACGTCCTGGCCCAGGCTCGGTCGAAGGAGTTGCCGGTCTGGTGGCAGGCCGAGACCCGCGACGAAATTCACCGGGCGCTCGACCTCTCCAAGGAGTTCGGCACGTCCGCCGTCATCGTGGGCGGCCGGGAGGCCTCCAAGGTCGTCGACCGTCTGAAGGCCGAGAACGTCGCCGTCGTCCTGCGACTAGACTTCCCGGAAGAGCCCAAGGTCCCGACCGAGGAGGAGTACCGCAAGCGGATCGACGCCCAGCGCGACGATCCGCTCCGGGTCCACGCCGAGTATCTCGAACGGTGGAAAGCCCGGGTCTCCACGGCCGCCTTGCTCGCCAAACAGGGCATCCCGTTCGCGCTGGGGACCGAAGGGATCGACAAGATCGAGAACGTCCCGGCCAGGCTTCGTGCCCTGATCGCCCAGGGACTCACTCCTGAGCAGGCCGTCGAGGGACTGACCCTGGGCGCGGCCAGGCTCATCGGCCTGGAGCGTCGGCTGGGCACCCTGGAGCCCGGTAAGCTCGCCCACGTCGTCGTCTACTCCGCCCCGTTCCAGGACGAGAAGGCCAAGGTCAAATACGCCTTCGTCGACGGCCGCAAGTATGAGATGAAGCCCGACGACCAGCCCGCCGAAGGTCGCCCCGGCGGACGTCGCGGTCCCGGCGCGCGGGGCGGACGGCCCCGCCCCGAAGGAGAGCCCGAAGAGGCCAAGACCGAGGAGAAGAGGGACGACGAGAAGAAAGATGACGAGCCGAAGGACGACAAGCCCGCCCCTGATGCCAACCAAGAGGAGAAGGCCAAGCCTGACGACAAGAAGGACGACAAACCCAAGCCCGACGAGAAGCCCAAGGAGGAGAAGGCGAAGGAAGTGCCCCCCGCTCCCTTCGTGGACGTCGCGACCGAGCTGGACGCCGACCGGAAGCCGCAGATCAAGACCGGCGGCGACGTCCTGATCAAGAACGTCGTGATCCTCACCGGGACCAAGGGGACGATCCCGAAGGGGTCGATCCTCATCGAGAAGGGCAAGATCAAGTCGATTGGACCCGACGTCACGGCGGCCGAGGGCGTGCCGGTGATCGACGCCGAGGGGATGGTCGCGGCCCCCGGGGCGATCGACACCCACTCCCACATCGCCGTCCAGGGGAGCGTCAACGAATTCAGCCTGTCCGTCGTACCGGACGTCGGCGTCAAGGACGTCGTCACCGGCGACGACGTCTCGATCTATCGGGCGCTCGCCGGCGGCACGACCACGGCCCGCGTTCTCCACGGCTCGGCCAACACCATCGGCGGCCAGGACGCCGTCATCAAGCTGAAGTACGGCCTCCCCGGCCGCGACCTGATCATCCGCGAGGGCCCGCAGGGCGTGAAGTTCGCCCTCGGCGAGAACGTCACCCGTTCGACGGGCCGGTTCCCGAACACGCGGATGGGCGTCGAGGCCGTGATCAGCGGGGCCTTCGAGGAGGCGCTCGCCTACAAGAAGGCCTGGAAGACGTACAACGACAAGGTCGCGGCCACCGGCGACAAGGCCGGCCCGGCCCCGCGTCGGGACTTCCGACTCGAGGCCCTGGAACGCATCCTCGACGGTTCGATCAAGGTGAACAGCCACTGCTATCGGGCCGACGAGATCCTCATGCTGCTGCGGACGGCCGAGCGCTACGGCGTCCGGGTCCAATCCCTGCAGCACGTTCTGGAAGGCTACAAGGTCGGGCCCGAGATCGCCGCCCACGGCGCCCACGCCTCGACTTTCTCCGACTGGTGGGCCTACAAGATCGAGGCCTTCGACGCGATCCCCTTCAACGCCATGCTGATGACCCGCGCGGGCGTCGCCGTGAGCATCAAGAGCGACAGCGAGGAGCTGATCCGTCACCTCTACCACGAGGCGGCGAAGATGGTGAAGTACGGCGGCGCGACCGAGGAGCAAGCCCTGGCCTTCGTGACGATCAACCCCGCCCTCGAACTCGGGCGTGAGGACCGACTCGGCTCGCTCGAGGTCGGCAAGGACGGCGACGTCGCGTTGTTCAACGGCCATCCCTTCGACGCCCTGTCGCGTTGCGAGATGACCCTGATCGACGGCGAGGTCTACTTCCAGCGCCGACCGCTCGTCGACGGAAAGTCCGCGACGCGTCCCGGCGATCATACGAAGATGCCGCAACCGGGCGAAGCCGCCAGAAACCGCGACCTGACCTTCACCGCCCAGCCCAAGCAGGATTACGCACTCCTCGGCGCGACGATCCACCCGGTGAGCGGGCCGGCGATCGAGAACGGCGTTCTAGTGGTCGTCGGCGGCAAGATCGCCGCAGTGGGTCCCGCGGGAACGCCCGTGCCGGCCGAGGCCCAGGCCATCGAGGTCAAGGGGCTCGACGTCTGGCCGGGCCTGATCGACGCCGGCACGACCGTCGGCCTCGCCGAGATCGCCAGCCTGAACGAGACCCTCGACTTCGCCGACTCCGGCCGCTTCCAGCCCGAGCTGCACGCGGCGACCGCGATCCGGGCCGACAGCGAGCACATCCCGGTCACGCGCGCCAACGGCGTGCTCGCGGGCCTCGTCGAACCATCCGGCGGCGCGATCTCGGGGCAATCGGCCCTGGTCAACTTCCACGGCTGGGTGCCGCGCGAGCTGGCCTTCGTCGACCCCGCGGCGTTGTCCGTGAACATCCCCCGGTTCGTCCACCGCCCGCTCGGTTCCCAGCCCCAGTCCCGGCCCGGCGGACCGGGAGCCGGCCTCCCCGAGAACCCGGATCCCAACGCCCGCCGCAAGGAGCAGCTCGAAGCCCTCAAGCAGCAATTCCTCAAGGCCAGGCGGTATGACGAGGTGACCGTCGAGGCTCGCGCCAAGAACCTGCCGGCGCCCAAGGTCGACCCCCGACTGGCAGCCCTCGCGCCGTACGCCAAGGGTGAGAAACTCGTCGTGCTGCACGCCGACGAGCGCACGGAGATCCTCGACGCCCTGGCCCTCGCCAAGGATCTCAAGCTCAAGGCGGCGATCTCCGGCGCGGCCGACGCCTGGAAGGTCGCGGACGCGATCAAGAAGTCCGGCCTCCCCGTGCTGGTGGCTGGGACGATGAACTTCCCAGCCCGGGAGTACGACCCGTACGACGCTCCCTACGCCAATCCGGCGAAGCTCCACGCGGCCGGCATCGCGTTCGCCATCCGGTCGGCCCCCGGGGCGTCTTCCCCGCGCAACAGCCGACTGCTTCCTTACGAAGCGGCCACGGCCTCCGCCTTCGGCCTCCCGGAAGACGAGGCTCTCAAGGCGGTGACTCTCTACCCGGCCCAGATCTTGGGGCTCGCCGAGCAACTCGGATCGCTCGAACCGGGCAAGCGGGCCAACATCGTCGTCACGGCCGGCCACATCCTCCAGCCGACGACCGAAGTCTTGCTGCTGTTCATCGACGGCAAGCCGGTCGCCCCGGAGAGCCGCCATACCGAGCTTTACGAGAAATACGGCCGGCGCCTGGACGACGTGAAATCGGGTCGGGCTCCGTTGGGGCTCGATCGCCCCTCGACCTCCGTCGACGCGGCCCCGAAGCCGGCCGGCAGCCCCGCCGCCGGCGCTCCCTGA
- a CDS encoding family 16 glycoside hydrolase, translated as MRRSIGFLAVVLVGASSLPPARAQTPAEWAQSAAYVASLQNKDGGFGPAPGQPSSLGSTSGAVRTLRYLGGSIPDVLTCIKYVKSCQADGGFAPTPGGKADSLTTSTGLMAAAELKIVDRAMVDGAVAFFHENAKEDEQVRMAVAGMEAVDGRSPDLQRWVEQISKLGKPDGTFAEGPGQAFAAGTVAATVLRSGGSLLNREAAVTAIKAGQHADGGWSRDGGPSDLGSSYRVMRALFLLKEKPDLDRLRAFIARCRKSDGTFSNTPDGQGNAGGIYSASIMTYWSRKLDGEPALVETAGFVPLFNGRDLTGWEGDTSVWSVHDGMIVGKSQKLDHNVFLATKEPYRDFVLSLTFRVVDGKGNSGVQLRSVRVPGTEMSGYQADIGEGYWASLYDESRRNKTLVPGSAEALAKLNKSDWNHYMIRAFGDRITIYLNGVTAVDYKETDPAIARDGLIALQVHAGDAMEVQFKDVMIQRVPSPDASVDPKAAGFHLRSVTTDQGEYKYTIYVPEGYDESKTYPAILFLHGAGERGDDGVISSQVGLGPAIVQRGGIPAIVVFPQARKTWQADSDDAKAALKALDEVSKAYRVDPKRVVLTGLSMGGMGTWNIAAQHPEKFAAIAPICGPGRPEDVTHFLSLPIRGFVGDADSPRLHLGMRTLIEALQSAGAHPEYTEYRAVGHNSWDRAYNDPETIDWMLSQKRP; from the coding sequence ATGAGACGTTCGATCGGATTTCTCGCCGTCGTCCTCGTCGGGGCGTCGTCCCTCCCGCCGGCCCGGGCGCAAACCCCGGCCGAATGGGCGCAGTCGGCGGCGTATGTCGCCTCGCTCCAGAACAAGGACGGCGGATTCGGGCCCGCGCCCGGACAGCCTTCGTCCCTGGGCTCGACAAGCGGCGCGGTGCGCACCCTCCGCTATCTCGGCGGGTCGATTCCCGACGTCCTGACCTGCATCAAATACGTGAAGTCTTGCCAGGCCGACGGCGGGTTCGCCCCCACGCCCGGCGGCAAGGCGGATTCGCTGACGACCTCGACCGGCCTGATGGCCGCCGCCGAATTGAAGATCGTCGATCGGGCCATGGTCGACGGCGCGGTGGCTTTCTTCCACGAGAACGCCAAGGAAGACGAGCAGGTCCGCATGGCGGTCGCCGGCATGGAGGCCGTCGACGGTCGATCGCCCGACCTTCAGCGCTGGGTCGAGCAGATCTCGAAGCTCGGCAAGCCCGACGGCACGTTCGCCGAAGGACCCGGCCAGGCCTTCGCCGCAGGGACCGTAGCCGCCACGGTCCTCCGTTCGGGCGGGAGCCTCCTCAATCGCGAGGCGGCCGTCACGGCGATCAAGGCGGGCCAGCACGCCGACGGCGGCTGGTCCCGGGACGGCGGCCCGTCCGACCTCGGCAGCTCGTATCGCGTCATGAGGGCCCTCTTCCTTCTGAAGGAGAAGCCCGACCTCGACCGCCTGCGGGCCTTCATCGCCCGCTGCCGGAAATCGGACGGCACCTTTTCGAACACGCCCGACGGTCAAGGCAACGCAGGCGGGATCTACTCGGCCTCGATCATGACCTACTGGTCGCGGAAGCTCGACGGCGAGCCGGCGCTCGTCGAGACGGCCGGTTTCGTCCCACTGTTCAACGGCCGCGACCTCACGGGCTGGGAAGGTGATACCTCCGTATGGTCGGTCCACGACGGCATGATCGTCGGGAAGTCGCAGAAGCTCGATCACAACGTCTTCCTGGCGACTAAGGAGCCCTACCGCGATTTCGTGCTTTCGCTGACCTTCCGCGTCGTCGATGGCAAGGGCAACAGCGGGGTGCAGTTGCGGAGCGTCCGCGTCCCCGGGACCGAGATGTCGGGGTATCAGGCCGACATCGGCGAAGGCTACTGGGCCAGCCTCTATGACGAATCGCGCCGCAATAAGACGCTCGTACCGGGCTCGGCCGAGGCCCTCGCCAAGCTCAACAAGTCCGACTGGAACCATTACATGATCCGCGCCTTCGGCGACCGGATCACCATCTATCTCAACGGCGTGACGGCCGTCGATTACAAGGAAACCGACCCGGCGATCGCCCGCGACGGCCTCATCGCCTTGCAGGTCCATGCGGGCGATGCGATGGAGGTCCAGTTCAAGGACGTGATGATCCAGCGCGTGCCGTCGCCCGACGCCTCCGTCGACCCCAAGGCCGCCGGCTTCCACCTCCGCAGCGTCACTACCGACCAGGGCGAGTACAAATACACGATCTACGTCCCCGAAGGCTATGACGAATCCAAGACTTATCCGGCCATCCTCTTCCTGCACGGGGCCGGCGAGCGGGGCGACGACGGCGTGATCTCGTCCCAGGTGGGACTTGGCCCCGCGATCGTCCAACGAGGCGGGATCCCGGCCATCGTGGTGTTCCCCCAGGCTCGCAAGACCTGGCAGGCCGACTCCGACGACGCCAAGGCTGCGCTCAAAGCCCTGGACGAGGTCTCGAAGGCGTACCGCGTCGATCCCAAGCGCGTCGTCCTGACGGGACTCTCGATGGGCGGGATGGGGACGTGGAACATCGCCGCGCAGCATCCCGAGAAGTTCGCCGCGATCGCCCCCATCTGCGGACCCGGGCGGCCCGAGGACGTCACCCATTTCCTATCGCTGCCGATCCGCGGCTTCGTGGGCGACGCCGACTCGCCTCGCCTCCACCTCGGGATGCGTACGCTGATCGAGGCCCTACAGAGCGCGGGCGCCCATCCCGAGTACACCGAATATCGGGCGGTGGGACATAACAGCTGGGACCGGGCTTACAACGACCCGGAGACGATCGACTGGATGCTCTCCCAGAAGCGTCCCTGA
- a CDS encoding ComEC/Rec2 family competence protein, with protein MTTRRRRGDWKLGVFLIAGLTGSYLGSGRAVAQAGGAAPAAGLQIYFVDVLGGAATLVVTPERETVLIDSGWPGQADRDPERILQALKDSGSSQIDHLVTTHWHIDHFGGVAGLAKRVPIGRFWDRGLPEDGTVGQDFPDGPKPEDALGIAYRAASKGKRQALKAGDALPLRGGVSAIVLAASGKVIPAPAGSAANIECSSAPADHPTDGSDNAKSVVLKFRLGAFDFLDCGDLTWNVEKQLACPVDLVGQVDLFQVTHHGMDISNHPTLLSTIAPTVAIMDNGPRKGGSAETVRRIKALPSIRAAYQLHRNAQTGDADNTDAALIANTDPAGGRYIRVAVAPDGKTFQVRLGADGPERTFDSR; from the coding sequence ATGACCACGCGACGTCGACGCGGCGATTGGAAGTTGGGTGTATTCCTCATCGCCGGCCTGACCGGCTCGTATCTTGGGTCAGGGCGAGCCGTGGCCCAGGCCGGGGGTGCAGCTCCCGCGGCGGGATTGCAGATCTATTTCGTCGACGTCCTGGGCGGTGCGGCGACCCTGGTGGTGACGCCCGAGCGAGAAACGGTCCTCATCGACTCCGGCTGGCCGGGGCAAGCGGACCGCGATCCTGAGCGCATCCTGCAGGCCCTCAAGGACTCCGGATCGAGCCAGATCGATCACCTCGTCACGACGCACTGGCACATCGACCATTTCGGCGGGGTGGCCGGACTGGCGAAGCGGGTGCCGATCGGCCGATTCTGGGATCGCGGGCTTCCCGAGGACGGTACGGTCGGCCAGGATTTCCCGGACGGCCCCAAGCCCGAAGACGCCCTCGGGATCGCCTATCGGGCGGCTTCGAAGGGTAAGCGGCAGGCCCTCAAGGCGGGCGACGCCCTTCCCCTCCGCGGCGGCGTATCGGCGATCGTCCTTGCGGCGTCGGGCAAGGTGATCCCGGCACCCGCCGGCTCAGCCGCCAACATCGAGTGCAGTTCGGCCCCCGCCGACCATCCCACCGACGGCTCCGACAACGCCAAGAGCGTCGTCCTGAAATTCCGCCTCGGCGCGTTCGACTTCCTCGATTGCGGCGACCTGACCTGGAACGTCGAGAAGCAACTCGCTTGCCCCGTCGACCTCGTGGGCCAGGTGGACCTCTTCCAGGTCACCCACCACGGGATGGATATCTCGAACCACCCGACCCTCCTGAGCACGATCGCGCCGACCGTGGCGATCATGGACAACGGGCCCCGAAAGGGGGGATCGGCCGAGACGGTCCGCCGCATCAAGGCCCTGCCCTCGATCCGCGCGGCCTACCAACTCCACCGCAACGCCCAAACAGGCGACGCGGACAACACGGACGCCGCCTTGATCGCCAACACGGATCCAGCCGGGGGTCGTTACATTCGGGTCGCCGTCGCCCCTGACGGGAAGACCTTCCAGGTCCGCCTCGGAGCCGACGGCCCCGAGCGCACTTTCGATTCACGTTGA
- a CDS encoding Npun_F5749 family FMN-dependent PPOX-type flavoprotein, giving the protein MPAELWRPSLDLALHRNRHHYQMRLVQLATVRPDSRPSIRTVVFRGFLDDARRLVFTTDVRSSKRGEIENNPYGEICWYFPETREQFRLAGLLSLVDDCTPDAGLREARGDVWGGLSDATRLSFTWPAPGEPRDHDSPFPSVPPDASHPVETFCLMILTATEVDHLELQGDPQHRWKYEADPRGRWSGREVNP; this is encoded by the coding sequence ATGCCCGCCGAACTCTGGAGACCCTCGCTCGACCTGGCCCTGCACCGCAACCGGCATCATTACCAGATGCGCCTGGTGCAACTGGCGACGGTCCGCCCCGACAGCCGGCCATCAATCCGGACGGTCGTCTTCCGGGGCTTCCTCGACGACGCCCGCCGGCTGGTCTTCACGACCGACGTCCGGTCTTCCAAACGCGGCGAGATCGAGAACAATCCGTACGGGGAGATCTGCTGGTATTTTCCCGAGACGCGTGAGCAGTTTCGACTCGCCGGCCTGCTGAGCCTGGTCGACGACTGCACCCCGGACGCGGGCCTCCGCGAGGCCCGGGGCGACGTGTGGGGCGGACTTAGCGACGCGACCCGGCTGAGCTTCACCTGGCCCGCCCCGGGAGAGCCGCGCGACCACGACTCCCCCTTCCCCTCGGTCCCGCCGGACGCCTCGCATCCCGTCGAGACGTTCTGCCTGATGATCCTGACCGCGACGGAGGTCGACCACCTGGAGCTTCAGGGCGACCCCCAGCACCGCTGGAAGTACGAGGCCGATCCACGCGGTCGCTGGTCGGGCCGCGAGGTCAATCCCTGA
- a CDS encoding transcriptional regulator, with product MTQPDPKSAEPTGRFAYDGLERIFHEKARLGIMTSLVTHSRGLVFGDLKDLCQLTDGNLSRHLQILHEAGFVEIWKGFHKKRPQTLCRVTEGGRRRFLEYINVLETVVQDALKAATGSAANANLAEGWSPV from the coding sequence ATGACGCAGCCTGATCCCAAATCCGCCGAGCCGACGGGCCGCTTCGCCTACGACGGGCTGGAGCGGATCTTCCACGAGAAGGCGCGGCTGGGCATCATGACGTCGCTGGTGACGCACTCGCGGGGCCTGGTCTTCGGCGACCTGAAGGACCTCTGCCAGCTCACCGACGGCAACCTCAGCCGGCACCTCCAGATCCTCCACGAGGCCGGCTTCGTCGAGATCTGGAAGGGCTTCCACAAGAAGCGGCCGCAAACGCTTTGCCGGGTGACGGAAGGCGGCCGGCGGCGGTTCCTGGAATACATCAACGTCCTGGAGACCGTCGTGCAGGACGCCCTGAAGGCGGCCACCGGCTCGGCCGCGAACGCCAATTTGGCCGAGGGGTGGTCCCCGGTGTGA